A window of Roseovarius sp. THAF27 contains these coding sequences:
- a CDS encoding bifunctional sulfate adenylyltransferase/adenylylsulfate kinase, with product MSAPDAKSSLPDRDLLFRLLRQLDRSSEASQRTLAAALDVSLGRLNTLLRQATEAGFVKVGDRSGPDKRQRFAYALTTRGAAEMLRLTDDFLARKFAEYDALHAELTGTRSGLAPLNQRTRLVQNNLAPIPELYVSHESAQKLKVEAADLVSWDLTPRQICDLELLMNGGFNPLKGFLGEEDYNSVVDTMRLADGTLSPMPITLDVSQDFADSIEPGQDIALRDQEGVILATMTITDRWTPNKAHEAEKVFGADDSAHPAVNYLHNTAGPVYLGGPVTGIQQPVHYDFRARRDTPNELRAFFRKMGWRKVVAFQTRNPLHRAHQELTFRAAKEAQANLLIHPIVGMTKPGDVDHFTRVRCYEAVLDKYPASTTNMSLLNLAMRMAGPREAVWHGLIRKNHGCTHFIVGRDHAGPGKNSAGEDFYGPYDAQDLFREHQDEIGIEMVDFKHMVYVQERAQYEPMDEIEDRDNVTILNISGTELRRRLQEGLEIPEWFSFPEVVKELRRTRPPRAKQGFTVFFTGFSGSGKSTIANALMVKLMEMGGRPVTLLDGDIVRKNLSSELGFSKEHRDLNIRRIGYVASEITKNGGIAICAPIAPYATTRRAVREDVESFGAFVEIHVATSIEECERRDRKGLYKLAREGKIKEFTGISDPYDVPENPELRVETENVDVDNCAHQVVLKLEQMGLIAG from the coding sequence ATGTCCGCCCCTGACGCCAAATCCAGCCTCCCCGACCGGGACCTCCTCTTCCGCCTCCTGCGGCAGCTGGACCGGTCGTCCGAGGCCTCCCAGCGCACGCTCGCGGCGGCGCTCGACGTGTCCCTCGGCCGCCTCAACACCCTGCTCCGGCAGGCGACCGAGGCCGGCTTCGTCAAGGTCGGCGACCGCTCCGGCCCCGACAAGCGCCAGCGTTTCGCCTACGCGCTCACCACCCGGGGAGCGGCGGAAATGCTGCGCCTCACCGATGATTTCCTCGCCCGGAAATTCGCCGAATACGACGCGCTTCATGCCGAACTGACCGGCACGCGAAGCGGGCTCGCCCCCCTCAACCAAAGGACCAGACTAGTGCAGAACAACCTCGCCCCCATCCCCGAACTCTACGTCTCCCACGAAAGCGCGCAGAAACTGAAGGTCGAAGCGGCCGATCTCGTCAGCTGGGATCTCACCCCGCGCCAGATCTGCGACCTGGAACTCCTGATGAACGGCGGCTTCAACCCGCTCAAGGGCTTCCTCGGCGAGGAAGACTACAATTCCGTGGTCGACACCATGCGCCTGGCCGACGGCACGCTCTCGCCCATGCCGATCACGCTCGACGTCTCCCAGGATTTCGCCGACAGCATCGAGCCCGGACAGGACATCGCCTTGCGCGACCAAGAAGGCGTGATCCTGGCCACCATGACCATCACCGACCGCTGGACCCCGAACAAGGCGCACGAGGCCGAAAAGGTCTTCGGCGCCGACGATTCCGCGCACCCGGCCGTCAACTACCTGCACAACACCGCCGGTCCGGTCTATCTCGGCGGTCCGGTCACCGGCATCCAGCAGCCCGTGCATTACGATTTCCGCGCCCGCCGCGACACCCCCAACGAACTGCGCGCCTTCTTCCGCAAGATGGGCTGGCGCAAGGTCGTCGCCTTCCAGACCCGCAACCCCCTGCACCGCGCGCACCAGGAACTGACCTTCCGCGCCGCGAAAGAGGCGCAGGCCAACCTGCTCATTCACCCCATCGTCGGCATGACCAAGCCGGGCGACGTCGATCACTTCACCCGCGTCCGCTGCTACGAGGCGGTGCTCGACAAGTACCCGGCCTCGACCACGAACATGTCGCTCCTGAACCTCGCCATGCGCATGGCCGGCCCGCGCGAGGCCGTGTGGCACGGCCTGATCCGCAAGAACCACGGCTGCACGCACTTCATCGTCGGCCGCGACCACGCCGGTCCGGGCAAGAACTCGGCGGGCGAGGATTTCTATGGCCCCTATGACGCCCAGGACCTCTTCCGCGAGCATCAGGACGAGATCGGCATCGAAATGGTCGACTTCAAGCACATGGTCTACGTGCAGGAACGCGCCCAGTACGAGCCGATGGACGAGATCGAGGACCGCGACAACGTCACCATCCTCAACATCTCGGGCACCGAGCTGCGCCGCCGCCTTCAGGAAGGTCTGGAAATCCCCGAATGGTTCTCCTTCCCCGAAGTGGTCAAGGAACTGCGCCGCACCCGTCCGCCGCGGGCCAAGCAGGGCTTCACCGTGTTCTTCACCGGCTTCTCCGGCTCGGGCAAGTCCACCATCGCCAACGCCCTGATGGTCAAGCTGATGGAAATGGGCGGCCGCCCGGTGACGCTGCTCGACGGCGATATCGTCCGCAAGAACCTCAGCTCGGAACTCGGCTTCTCGAAAGAGCACCGGGATCTCAACATCCGCCGTATCGGTTACGTGGCCAGCGAGATCACCAAGAACGGCGGCATCGCCATCTGCGCACCCATCGCGCCCTATGCCACCACCCGCCGCGCCGTGCGTGAAGACGTCGAAAGCTTCGGCGCCTTCGTCGAGATCCACGTCGCCACCTCGATCGAGGAATGCGAACGCCGCGACCGCAAGGGCCTCTACAAGCTCGCGCGCGAAGGCAAGATCAAGGAGTTCACGGGCATCTCCGATCCCTACGACGTGCCGGAAAATCCTGAACTGCGCGTCGAGACCGAGAATGTCGATG
- a CDS encoding LysR substrate-binding domain-containing protein — translation MALTLTGRAHAGKLIGLLDLRDDSTRSVRDAGERNLRVLCTPGFAARWLVPRRHWLDFGDRTRLRVSTGAPDIDSSSKDSDVVIQWRDTHHPGVHTEPLMTSSRYPVSNPDLMDREDIRSPRDLLRQRLMYDETDDSWQEWFAAAGLGAPDLPPGPTSPNCELATTAAEQGHGVAMAFDAMVHGTLASGRLVRLFDTDTIPGAIYSVACAKAHADDPMIRSFRDRLHEEVRRSQAATAPMSAAQ, via the coding sequence ATGGCCCTGACGCTGACCGGCCGCGCCCATGCAGGCAAGCTGATCGGCCTGCTGGACCTGCGCGACGACAGCACCCGTTCGGTGCGTGACGCGGGCGAAAGAAACCTGCGCGTGCTGTGCACTCCGGGCTTTGCCGCCCGCTGGCTGGTGCCACGCCGGCACTGGCTGGATTTCGGCGACCGGACCCGCTTGCGGGTCTCGACGGGCGCGCCCGACATCGATTCCTCGTCCAAAGACAGCGACGTCGTTATCCAGTGGCGCGACACGCACCACCCCGGCGTCCACACCGAGCCGCTGATGACCTCCAGCCGCTACCCGGTGAGCAACCCCGACCTGATGGACCGCGAAGATATCCGCAGCCCGCGCGACCTATTGCGCCAGCGGCTGATGTATGACGAAACCGACGATTCTTGGCAGGAATGGTTTGCCGCCGCCGGACTCGGCGCACCCGACCTGCCGCCCGGCCCGACCTCCCCCAATTGCGAACTGGCCACCACCGCCGCCGAACAGGGGCACGGCGTGGCCATGGCCTTCGACGCGATGGTGCACGGCACGCTGGCCTCGGGGCGTCTCGTGCGGCTTTTCGACACCGACACCATTCCCGGCGCGATCTACTCGGTCGCCTGCGCCAAGGCGCACGCCGACGATCCGATGATCCGATCCTTCCGCGACCGGCTACATGAAGAGGTTCGGCGATCCCAGGCCGCCACCGCGCCCATGTCCGCCGCGCAATAG
- a CDS encoding LysR family transcriptional regulator has protein sequence MRHGTAPAPFAAVKAFEAAARHKSFKHAAEELCLSPSAVSHQIRALEE, from the coding sequence ATCCGCCATGGGACGGCACCTGCCCCCTTCGCCGCGGTCAAGGCGTTCGAGGCCGCCGCGCGCCACAAAAGCTTCAAGCACGCAGCCGAAGAGCTGTGCCTCTCGCCCTCTGCCGTCAGCCACCAGATTCGCGCACTGGAAGAGTAG
- a CDS encoding DUF6647 family protein, producing the protein MCILSRAGLWSARSGLFCLVLMVFGGGAWASDLLAWVEARALTELVAHMEVWLDEHTDLPRRSDAPEIRLTSEVKVAWLAPMRAAPDASHTRGLYDPDSETIWLVRPWNAKDPYDVGVLSHELVHHRQAGQRHWYCPGAQELPACRVQQAWLNAQGLEPDVN; encoded by the coding sequence ATGTGCATCCTGTCCCGAGCCGGCCTGTGGTCGGCGCGTAGTGGTCTTTTCTGCCTTGTTCTCATGGTGTTTGGCGGCGGCGCTTGGGCATCCGATCTTCTGGCCTGGGTCGAGGCAAGGGCGCTGACTGAGCTAGTGGCGCACATGGAGGTCTGGCTGGACGAGCACACCGATCTGCCGCGTCGCTCGGACGCGCCGGAAATTCGGCTGACGTCCGAGGTCAAAGTGGCGTGGCTGGCGCCGATGCGGGCGGCGCCGGACGCGTCACACACGCGGGGGCTTTATGATCCTGACAGCGAGACAATCTGGCTGGTGCGGCCGTGGAACGCGAAGGATCCCTATGACGTGGGTGTTCTGTCGCACGAACTGGTGCATCACCGGCAGGCGGGGCAGCGGCATTGGTATTGTCCGGGGGCGCAGGAATTGCCGGCCTGCCGGGTGCAGCAGGCATGGCTGAACGCGCAGGGGCTGGAGCCGGACGTGAACTAG
- the trxB gene encoding thioredoxin-disulfide reductase — MAETRHTRVLIIGSGPAGYTAGVYASRAMLEPILVQGIEPGGQLTTTTEVENWPGDTEVQGPDLMVRMEAHAKAMGCEIVGDIISSLDVDTRPFIAKSDSGTTYTADAVILATGARAKWLGLPSEDAFKGFGVSACATCDGFFYRGDEIVVVGGGNTAVEEALFLTNFASKVTLIHRRDELRAEKILQDRLLKHPKIEPLWFHELDEVLGDDTPKGVTGVRVKHTKTGETQEIPCKGVFIAIGHAPASELVKGKVEMHHGDYVKVEPGSTRTSIPGLFAAGDLTDHIYRQAVTSAGMGCMAALDAEKFIAELPEDAPAPEAYVPQA, encoded by the coding sequence ATGGCCGAGACACGTCACACCAGGGTTTTGATCATCGGCTCGGGGCCCGCGGGCTACACCGCCGGCGTCTATGCCAGCCGCGCCATGCTGGAACCCATCCTCGTGCAGGGCATCGAGCCCGGCGGCCAACTGACCACCACCACCGAGGTCGAGAACTGGCCCGGCGACACCGAGGTCCAGGGCCCCGACCTGATGGTCCGCATGGAGGCCCACGCCAAGGCCATGGGCTGCGAGATCGTGGGCGACATCATCTCCTCGCTCGACGTCGACACACGCCCCTTCATCGCCAAGAGTGATTCAGGCACCACCTACACCGCCGACGCCGTCATCCTCGCCACCGGCGCCCGCGCCAAGTGGCTCGGCCTGCCCTCCGAGGACGCGTTCAAGGGCTTCGGCGTCTCCGCCTGCGCCACCTGCGACGGCTTCTTCTACCGCGGTGACGAGATCGTCGTCGTGGGCGGCGGCAACACCGCCGTCGAAGAGGCGCTCTTTCTCACCAACTTCGCCTCCAAGGTCACGCTCATCCACCGCCGCGACGAGCTGCGCGCCGAGAAGATCCTGCAGGACCGCCTGCTGAAACACCCCAAGATCGAGCCACTGTGGTTCCACGAGCTTGACGAGGTGCTGGGCGACGACACCCCCAAGGGCGTCACCGGCGTGCGCGTCAAGCATACGAAGACCGGCGAGACGCAGGAAATCCCCTGCAAGGGCGTCTTCATCGCCATCGGCCACGCCCCCGCCAGCGAACTGGTCAAGGGCAAGGTCGAGATGCATCACGGCGACTACGTCAAGGTCGAGCCCGGCTCCACCCGCACCTCGATCCCCGGCCTCTTCGCGGCAGGCGACCTCACCGACCATATCTACCGCCAGGCGGTAACCTCCGCCGGCATGGGCTGCATGGCCGCCCTCGACGCGGAAAAATTCATCGCCGAGCTGCCCGAAGACGCCCCCGCCCCCGAGGCCTACGTCCCGCAAGCCTGA
- a CDS encoding Lrp/AsnC family transcriptional regulator — MPATRLDDIDRMILAELQADGRMTNVELARRVGISAPPCLRRVRTLEEQGYIKGYHADVDARELGFEVQVFASVGLVSQAEADLSAFEARCRAWPLVRECHMLNGEVDFILKCVAPDLSTFQSFLTSELTAAENVASVKTSLVIRCAKDEPGVPFEILEERLSRSA, encoded by the coding sequence ATGCCTGCGACGCGCCTTGACGACATTGACCGCATGATCCTGGCCGAATTGCAGGCGGATGGGCGGATGACCAACGTCGAACTGGCCCGCCGGGTGGGCATTTCCGCGCCGCCCTGCCTGCGCCGGGTGCGCACGCTGGAGGAGCAGGGGTACATCAAGGGCTATCACGCCGACGTGGACGCGCGCGAGCTGGGATTCGAGGTGCAGGTCTTTGCCAGTGTCGGGCTGGTGAGCCAGGCCGAGGCGGACCTGAGCGCGTTCGAGGCGCGCTGCCGGGCGTGGCCGCTGGTGCGGGAGTGCCACATGCTGAACGGCGAGGTGGATTTCATCCTGAAATGCGTGGCGCCGGACCTGAGCACCTTCCAGAGCTTCCTGACCAGCGAGTTGACGGCGGCGGAGAACGTGGCGTCGGTGAAGACCTCGCTGGTCATCCGCTGTGCCAAGGACGAGCCGGGCGTACCCTTCGAAATCCTGGAGGAGCGGTTGAGCCGGTCGGCCTGA
- a CDS encoding SgcJ/EcaC family oxidoreductase: MLRLPILALGLLLAFGTAAQAQDNPVIARMTAFVATYNAQDAESLAGFYAPDAALLPPGQASILGREAIAQHYAQAFAAGARELQFKTFDIRGFDTSAVEIGETVVMMGEQRIVGRYMHLWEVIDGQLLLTRDMYHVLKVD; this comes from the coding sequence ATGCTTCGCCTGCCTATCCTCGCCCTCGGGCTCCTGCTTGCCTTCGGCACCGCCGCCCAGGCACAGGACAACCCAGTTATCGCCCGCATGACCGCCTTCGTCGCTACATACAACGCGCAGGATGCCGAAAGCCTCGCCGGGTTCTACGCCCCCGACGCGGCCCTGCTGCCGCCCGGCCAGGCCTCGATCCTCGGGCGCGAGGCCATCGCCCAGCACTACGCCCAGGCCTTCGCCGCCGGCGCCCGCGAGTTGCAGTTCAAGACCTTCGACATCCGCGGCTTCGACACCAGCGCGGTCGAGATCGGCGAAACCGTCGTCATGATGGGCGAGCAGCGCATCGTCGGCCGATACATGCATTTGTGGGAGGTGATCGACGGCCAGCTCCTGCTGACCCGCGACATGTACCACGTGCTCAAGGTCGACTAG
- a CDS encoding helix-turn-helix domain-containing protein yields MNKQARATIFRDRLTGAMTMTGTNLSALARQTGVSRSTVSQLLDTEAARMPNAHLAAGCAEALGVSSDWLLGLTDRPERPGDVIEAALSMTQADRTSADAQLLDWHREASGYKVRHVPATLPDMLKTEAVMRWEYAAFLGKTPGQAVRAMQDNLDWLRREATEYEIAMPRHELEAFARGTGYWQGLDRDARHEQILHLAEQAETFFPSLRLNLFDAHNLFSAPVTLFGPLMGVIYVGRFYLAFREPSRLKLLSGHMDWLIREAVVDARDAPGWIAGLAKHI; encoded by the coding sequence ATGAACAAACAGGCCCGCGCCACGATCTTCCGCGACCGGCTCACCGGAGCCATGACCATGACCGGCACCAATCTCAGCGCGCTCGCGCGCCAGACCGGCGTCAGCCGCTCCACCGTGTCGCAACTGCTCGATACCGAGGCCGCCCGGATGCCCAACGCCCACCTCGCCGCCGGCTGCGCCGAGGCGCTCGGGGTCAGCTCCGACTGGCTGCTCGGTCTCACCGATCGTCCCGAACGCCCCGGCGACGTGATCGAGGCCGCCCTCAGCATGACGCAAGCCGACCGCACCTCCGCCGACGCCCAGCTGCTCGACTGGCACCGCGAGGCCAGCGGCTACAAGGTCCGCCACGTCCCCGCCACCCTGCCCGACATGCTCAAGACCGAGGCGGTGATGCGCTGGGAATACGCCGCCTTTCTCGGCAAGACACCGGGCCAGGCCGTGCGCGCCATGCAGGACAACCTCGACTGGCTTCGGCGCGAGGCGACCGAGTACGAGATCGCCATGCCCCGGCACGAGCTCGAGGCTTTCGCCCGTGGCACCGGCTACTGGCAGGGGCTCGACCGCGACGCGCGGCATGAACAGATCCTGCACTTGGCCGAACAGGCCGAAACGTTCTTTCCGTCCCTGCGCCTCAACCTCTTCGACGCGCACAATCTCTTTTCCGCGCCCGTCACCCTCTTCGGTCCGCTCATGGGGGTGATCTACGTGGGCCGCTTCTACCTCGCCTTCCGCGAACCCTCCCGATTGAAGCTTCTGTCGGGCCACATGGACTGGCTCATCCGCGAGGCCGTGGTCGATGCCCGCGACGCCCCGGGCTGGATCGCGGGACTGGCGAAACACATCTGA
- a CDS encoding DUF2061 domain-containing protein, whose protein sequence is METNKRTLAKATTWQVLGLMVMTLIGFIMTGSVAQGGTYAMITAAIGFVTFFLHERIWAGIGWGRRG, encoded by the coding sequence ATGGAGACGAACAAACGCACGCTGGCAAAGGCGACAACCTGGCAGGTGCTGGGCCTGATGGTGATGACGTTGATCGGGTTCATCATGACCGGATCGGTGGCGCAGGGCGGCACCTATGCGATGATCACGGCGGCGATCGGCTTCGTCACGTTCTTCCTGCACGAGCGGATCTGGGCCGGGATCGGCTGGGGTCGCCGCGGCTGA
- a CDS encoding Hint domain-containing protein yields MGTPTIATSLSVAHKTNATHARTGTAQVPPAARSPRPMRKFRVTYLRPDGTAGWTDQIAPATPIFDSAFSAFSHGTLLHTPSGQVAVQDLEPGMNVSTADHGPSRVLWIGAMTLVPSAAGLDQSACRLTRIMPDSFGLGRPDLNLTAGPGARILGRPPGLRDSFGRERVLTPVSDLVDGMNVIELVPPRPVTVYHVCLRRHAILRASGIEVESFHPGPGFERAMGPNMLALFLSLFPHVKKPADFGSICHPRLPLQGLTA; encoded by the coding sequence ATGGGCACCCCTACCATCGCCACCTCTCTCTCGGTGGCGCACAAGACAAATGCAACACACGCGCGCACCGGCACGGCGCAGGTCCCTCCCGCCGCCCGGTCGCCGCGCCCGATGCGCAAGTTCCGGGTCACGTATCTGCGCCCGGACGGAACGGCCGGCTGGACCGACCAGATCGCCCCGGCCACCCCGATCTTCGACAGCGCGTTTTCCGCCTTTTCCCACGGCACGCTCCTGCACACGCCCTCCGGTCAGGTCGCCGTGCAGGATCTCGAACCGGGCATGAACGTTTCCACCGCCGATCACGGTCCCTCCCGCGTGCTCTGGATCGGCGCCATGACGCTGGTTCCGTCCGCCGCCGGCCTCGACCAGTCCGCCTGCCGCCTGACCCGGATCATGCCGGACAGCTTCGGCCTGGGCCGCCCCGATTTGAACCTCACCGCCGGTCCCGGTGCGCGCATCCTCGGCCGGCCACCCGGCCTGCGCGACAGCTTCGGGCGCGAACGCGTACTGACCCCGGTCAGCGACCTTGTCGACGGCATGAACGTGATCGAACTGGTGCCGCCCCGGCCCGTGACGGTCTATCATGTTTGCCTGCGCCGCCATGCCATCCTGCGCGCCTCGGGCATCGAGGTCGAAAGCTTCCACCCCGGCCCCGGCTTCGAGCGCGCCATGGGACCCAACATGCTGGCCCTCTTCCTGTCGCTCTTTCCGCATGTGAAGAAACCAGCCGATTTCGGCAGCATCTGCCATCCCCGCCTGCCCTTGCAGGGCCTGACAGCCTGA
- the pgeF gene encoding peptidoglycan editing factor PgeF has translation MTLEILTDDSLAPVTHGFFTRKGGASSGVFHGLNCGRGSSDQSEVVSINRARVARAMDVAEDHLITVKQTHSTDVHVATGPSEARPRADAIVTATPGLALAILTADCQPVLFADRKAGVIGAAHAGWRGAVDGILESTLDAMEALGARRADTTAVIGPSISQPAYEVGEEFFERFADDDPGNTRFFANGKPGKYQFDLPGFGLDRLRRAGVGDATWTRHCTYSDAERFFSYRRATHNGEADYGRLISAIRL, from the coding sequence ATGACGCTGGAAATCCTCACCGACGACAGTCTCGCGCCTGTCACCCACGGCTTCTTCACCCGCAAGGGCGGGGCGTCGTCGGGCGTGTTTCACGGGCTGAACTGCGGCCGCGGCTCTTCGGATCAGTCCGAGGTCGTCAGCATCAACCGCGCCCGCGTCGCCCGCGCCATGGACGTGGCCGAGGATCACCTGATCACCGTGAAACAGACCCATTCCACCGACGTGCACGTGGCCACCGGCCCGTCCGAGGCCCGACCCAGGGCCGACGCCATCGTCACCGCCACACCCGGCCTCGCGCTGGCGATCCTGACCGCCGACTGCCAGCCCGTGCTCTTTGCCGACCGCAAGGCGGGGGTCATCGGCGCCGCCCATGCCGGCTGGCGCGGGGCGGTCGACGGCATCCTGGAATCCACGCTCGACGCGATGGAGGCACTCGGCGCCCGCCGCGCCGACACCACCGCCGTCATCGGCCCCTCGATCAGCCAGCCCGCATACGAGGTGGGCGAGGAGTTTTTCGAGCGTTTCGCCGACGACGATCCCGGCAACACCCGCTTTTTCGCCAATGGCAAGCCGGGCAAGTACCAGTTCGACCTGCCCGGCTTCGGCCTTGACCGCCTGCGCCGCGCGGGCGTCGGCGACGCCACTTGGACCCGCCATTGCACCTACAGCGATGCCGAGCGGTTCTTTTCCTACCGCCGCGCCACTCATAACGGCGAGGCCGATTACGGCCGCCTGATCTCGGCCATCCGTCTCTAG
- a CDS encoding class I SAM-dependent methyltransferase translates to MTPLAQILRAEIATTGPMRLDAYMAACLMHPRHGYYSTRDPFGEQGDFITAPEISQMFGELIGLCLAQTWLDQGAPNPVALVELGPGRGTLMADALRATRGVPGFHDALQVHLVESSPALRARQAETLAAHAPTWHDSADTLPDLPTLSVANEFFDALPIRQYQRQGDGWCERVVGLSDDTLALGLNAKRIEPTLARRLDDTADGDIVETCPAAAPVIDALARRIASHGGAALIIDYGDWRSLGDTLQAVQGHDRADILAAPGLADLSAHVDFEALTDAARGTCKTTRLAPQALFLSRLGITQRAEALAGNMSGHTLDAHYAAFHRLTGREEMGTLFKAMALYPEGAAPPPGLEP, encoded by the coding sequence ATGACCCCCCTGGCCCAGATCCTTCGGGCCGAGATCGCCACGACCGGCCCCATGCGCCTCGACGCCTATATGGCCGCCTGCCTGATGCATCCCCGGCACGGATACTATTCCACCCGCGACCCGTTCGGTGAACAGGGCGATTTCATCACCGCCCCCGAGATCAGCCAGATGTTCGGCGAACTCATCGGCCTCTGTCTCGCGCAAACCTGGCTCGACCAGGGCGCGCCCAACCCCGTCGCCCTTGTCGAGCTTGGCCCCGGCCGCGGCACCCTGATGGCCGACGCCCTGCGTGCCACGCGCGGCGTGCCCGGCTTTCACGACGCCCTGCAGGTCCATCTGGTGGAAAGTTCCCCCGCCCTGCGCGCCCGGCAGGCCGAAACCCTGGCCGCTCACGCCCCCACCTGGCACGACAGCGCCGACACCCTGCCCGACCTGCCCACGCTCTCGGTCGCCAACGAGTTCTTCGACGCGTTGCCCATCCGCCAGTACCAGCGCCAAGGCGACGGCTGGTGCGAACGCGTCGTCGGCCTCTCGGACGACACGCTCGCCCTCGGCCTCAACGCCAAGCGGATCGAGCCGACCCTCGCCCGCCGGCTCGACGACACGGCCGACGGCGACATCGTCGAGACCTGCCCCGCCGCCGCCCCCGTCATCGACGCGCTGGCCCGCCGCATCGCGTCGCATGGCGGCGCGGCGCTCATCATCGACTACGGCGACTGGCGCTCGCTCGGCGACACGCTGCAAGCCGTGCAAGGCCACGACCGCGCCGACATTCTCGCCGCACCGGGCCTGGCCGACCTCTCCGCCCATGTGGATTTCGAGGCGCTTACCGACGCCGCCCGCGGCACCTGCAAGACCACCCGTCTCGCCCCGCAGGCGCTCTTCCTGTCCCGCCTCGGCATCACCCAGCGGGCCGAGGCCCTTGCCGGGAACATGAGCGGGCACACGCTAGACGCGCATTACGCCGCATTTCATCGCTTGACCGGACGAGAGGAAATGGGGACGCTCTTCAAAGCGATGGCGCTCTATCCCGAGGGCGCCGCACCGCCACCCGGACTGGAACCATGA
- the lgt gene encoding prolipoprotein diacylglyceryl transferase, producing the protein MKAAIPFPDISSEVFSFTVFGFEIALRWYALSYIAGILIGWRLVVMAINRPHLWKDNVAPMTAKQVEDLATWVILGVILGGRLGFVLFYQPMYYLQNPAEILLIWQGGMSFHGGLLGVIIACITYSKVQGIRWLTVADILCAVTPVGLLLGRIANFINAELWGRPTDLPWGVIFPGAAAQDCTGIAVGICARHPSQLYEAALEGLILGAILLYLVFRRGLLKRVGAATGIFFAGYGIGRFIVEFVRQPDAQFVSPGNPLGLAWHVNGYGLTMGQILCIPMVAMGLITLVLAYRRHARASAPG; encoded by the coding sequence ATGAAAGCAGCGATCCCCTTCCCCGATATCTCGTCCGAGGTGTTCTCTTTCACCGTCTTCGGGTTCGAGATTGCCTTGCGCTGGTACGCCCTGTCCTACATCGCGGGCATCCTGATCGGCTGGCGTCTGGTGGTGATGGCGATCAACCGTCCGCACCTGTGGAAGGACAACGTGGCCCCCATGACCGCCAAGCAGGTCGAGGATCTGGCGACATGGGTCATCCTGGGCGTTATTCTGGGCGGGCGGCTGGGCTTCGTGCTCTTTTACCAGCCCATGTATTACCTGCAGAACCCGGCCGAGATCCTGCTGATCTGGCAAGGCGGCATGTCGTTCCATGGCGGGCTTCTGGGCGTCATCATCGCCTGCATCACCTATTCAAAGGTACAAGGCATCCGCTGGCTGACCGTGGCCGATATCCTCTGCGCGGTCACCCCCGTCGGCCTGCTCCTGGGCCGTATCGCCAACTTCATCAACGCCGAGCTCTGGGGCCGTCCCACCGACCTGCCCTGGGGCGTGATCTTTCCCGGTGCGGCGGCGCAGGATTGCACCGGCATCGCCGTGGGGATCTGCGCCCGCCACCCCTCGCAACTCTACGAAGCCGCGCTGGAAGGGCTGATCCTGGGCGCGATCCTGCTCTACCTCGTGTTCCGTCGCGGCCTGCTGAAGCGCGTCGGTGCCGCCACCGGAATCTTCTTCGCCGGCTACGGCATCGGGCGCTTCATCGTCGAATTTGTCCGCCAGCCCGACGCGCAGTTCGTCAGCCCCGGCAACCCGCTGGGCCTGGCGTGGCACGTGAACGGATACGGCCTGACCATGGGCCAGATCCTCTGCATTCCGATGGTCGCCATGGGGCTGATCACGCTGGTGCTGGCCTACCGCAGACACGCCCGCGCCTCCGCCCCCGGATGA
- a CDS encoding accessory factor UbiK family protein, translating to MQTRNKVLDDISQLMTNAMGVAQGAKQEAETAMSSMVDRWLADRDFVTREEFDAVRAMAQKAREENEALKARLDALEKGAK from the coding sequence ATGCAGACGCGCAACAAGGTTCTGGACGATATCAGCCAGCTGATGACGAACGCGATGGGCGTGGCACAGGGCGCCAAGCAGGAGGCCGAGACGGCGATGTCGTCGATGGTGGACCGCTGGCTGGCCGACCGCGATTTCGTCACCCGCGAGGAATTCGACGCGGTGCGCGCCATGGCGCAGAAGGCCCGCGAGGAAAACGAGGCGCTGAAGGCGCGGCTGGACGCGCTGGAGAAAGGCGCGAAGTAA